In one window of Streptomyces griseus subsp. griseus DNA:
- a CDS encoding ThuA domain-containing protein: protein MKRPSLRRAGRVGRSSGAPSPLIAVTSLLALVLALLVAAPPEARAAAPYRVLVYSEVTNFAHDSIPAGIEAVRKLGADHGFEVEATEDSAVFNDADLGRFQAIVFNNTNSTPEKGDLLTADERSALQRFIRAGGGWVGVHAASASERDWDWYEGLVGAIFDQHPEVQTGRVKVLDRAHPSTEHLPDLWERTEEWYNWRSNPTSKVHTLAQIKVRDGVTGLDEGVDHPFSWCQNYDGGRSWFTAGGHDKAAFEEEAFVQHLLGGIQWAAGAAEGDCTATRTGSFQRTALATSDLADPFELAIAPDRRVFFAQRTGKLKVIDQETMKVSTALDFAYTPEMTSQSDGLLGLTLDPGFAENNWLYLLYSDKVEKRLNLSRFTVDGSTVDPGSEKRLLTVPTLRGEGRANSHMAGSLAFDKDGNLYAATGDNTDPFASDGFTPIDEGEGRRAWDAQMTAGNTNDLRGKILRITPQDDGTYTVPEGNLFAPGTEKTRAEIYAMGMRNPFRITTDPRSGALMVADYGPDARAAVADRGPEGTVEYTRITEAGNFGWPYCIGNNTPFNDYDFAAKKSGPKFDCAAPVNDSPNNTGLRELPPAQPATVWYAYSASAEFPELGTGGGGPMAGPVYDYDPDNTYRTKFPEYFEGKSFSYELTRRWFKTFSFQSEDQTFTDPRFDPVKAGELHSINGIFEDMEWNQPFDADFGPDGALYVIDFGLGSGTGRGGSNEGAGIYRIDHVGDGRLPDAKLSVDRDSGPAPLTVEFSSEGSGLPGDQPVTYAWDFDGDGTTDSTEANPSHTYTAKGLHTARLTVTGPDELTALAVQDITVGNTRPEVTIQQPPDGGMFSFGDTIPFTVEVTDEEDGKSGPIDCSRVVVQSQLGHDTHLHPLDNYTGCTGEIVTDAGDSHGPGQNLYYGITAQYEDKGAPDAPALTGSTSLTLRTSYREAEHFTATGGRNGGAEMGSRADASGGKRLIEIEDGDWVTFDPVNLKGVDSVTVGASSGGLGGTVEFRAGSPTGELLGSVTVPNTGGWERLISPTTELKDPGSTTTLYAVFTNPEWSDGKADLLSVDWLRFNGPGVEKAGGTEVTVEAEPASGTAPLTVALSSTVAPAEGRTIASYHWDFGDNVKPTGPEGATATHRYDRKGAYTAHLTVTDDKGDTTTGAVRIDVK from the coding sequence ATGAAACGCCCTTCGTTACGCCGGGCCGGCCGTGTCGGCCGTTCTTCCGGCGCCCCGTCCCCCCTCATCGCCGTCACCTCGCTCCTGGCTCTGGTCCTCGCCCTGCTGGTGGCGGCGCCGCCGGAGGCGCGGGCGGCGGCCCCCTACCGGGTGCTCGTCTACTCCGAGGTCACGAACTTCGCCCATGACTCCATTCCGGCCGGGATCGAGGCGGTGCGGAAGCTCGGGGCCGATCACGGCTTCGAGGTGGAGGCCACCGAGGACTCCGCCGTCTTCAACGACGCCGATCTCGGCCGCTTCCAGGCCATCGTCTTCAACAACACCAACTCCACTCCGGAGAAAGGCGACTTGCTCACCGCCGACGAACGGTCCGCGCTCCAGCGGTTCATCCGCGCGGGCGGCGGCTGGGTGGGCGTGCACGCCGCGTCCGCCAGTGAGCGGGACTGGGACTGGTACGAGGGCCTGGTCGGCGCGATCTTCGACCAGCACCCCGAGGTGCAGACGGGCCGGGTCAAGGTCCTGGACCGCGCCCACCCCTCCACGGAGCATCTGCCGGACCTCTGGGAGCGGACGGAGGAGTGGTACAACTGGCGCTCCAATCCGACCTCCAAGGTGCATACACTCGCACAGATCAAGGTGCGTGACGGGGTCACCGGCCTCGACGAGGGAGTGGACCACCCGTTCTCCTGGTGCCAGAACTACGACGGCGGGCGCTCCTGGTTCACCGCGGGCGGGCATGACAAGGCGGCCTTCGAGGAGGAGGCCTTCGTGCAACACCTCCTCGGCGGCATCCAGTGGGCGGCGGGCGCGGCCGAGGGCGACTGCACCGCGACCCGCACCGGTTCCTTCCAGCGGACGGCGCTCGCGACGAGCGACCTGGCCGACCCGTTCGAGCTGGCGATCGCCCCCGACCGCCGGGTGTTCTTCGCCCAGCGGACCGGCAAGCTGAAGGTGATCGACCAGGAGACGATGAAGGTCTCGACCGCGCTGGACTTCGCGTACACGCCGGAGATGACCAGCCAGTCCGACGGCCTGCTGGGGCTGACCCTGGATCCGGGGTTCGCGGAGAACAACTGGCTCTATCTGCTCTACTCCGACAAGGTCGAGAAACGGCTCAACCTGTCGCGCTTCACCGTGGACGGCAGCACCGTCGATCCGGGTTCCGAGAAGCGGCTGTTGACCGTTCCGACGCTGCGGGGCGAGGGCCGGGCCAACTCGCACATGGCCGGTTCGCTCGCCTTCGACAAGGACGGCAACCTGTACGCGGCCACCGGCGACAACACCGACCCGTTCGCCTCGGACGGCTTCACGCCGATCGACGAGGGCGAGGGGCGGCGCGCCTGGGACGCGCAGATGACCGCGGGCAATACGAACGACCTGCGCGGCAAGATCCTGCGGATCACGCCGCAGGACGACGGGACGTACACCGTGCCGGAGGGGAACCTCTTCGCCCCGGGCACGGAGAAGACTCGTGCGGAGATCTACGCGATGGGGATGCGCAACCCGTTCCGGATCACCACCGACCCGCGCAGCGGCGCGCTGATGGTCGCGGACTACGGCCCCGACGCGCGGGCGGCGGTGGCGGACCGGGGGCCCGAGGGGACCGTCGAGTACACCCGTATCACCGAGGCGGGGAACTTCGGGTGGCCGTACTGCATCGGGAACAACACCCCCTTCAACGACTACGACTTCGCGGCGAAGAAGTCCGGCCCGAAGTTCGACTGTGCGGCACCGGTCAACGACTCGCCGAACAACACCGGGCTGCGTGAGCTGCCGCCCGCCCAGCCCGCCACGGTCTGGTACGCGTACTCCGCCTCGGCCGAGTTCCCGGAGCTGGGCACCGGGGGCGGCGGGCCGATGGCCGGACCGGTCTACGACTACGACCCGGACAACACCTACCGCACCAAGTTCCCGGAGTATTTCGAAGGGAAGTCGTTCAGCTACGAGTTGACCCGGCGGTGGTTCAAGACGTTCTCGTTCCAGAGCGAGGACCAGACCTTCACCGATCCCCGGTTCGACCCGGTGAAGGCGGGCGAACTCCACTCCATCAACGGCATCTTCGAGGACATGGAGTGGAACCAGCCCTTCGACGCGGACTTCGGTCCGGACGGGGCGCTGTACGTCATCGACTTCGGGCTCGGCAGCGGTACCGGGCGGGGCGGCAGCAACGAGGGCGCGGGCATCTACCGGATCGACCACGTCGGTGACGGCCGGCTGCCCGACGCCAAGCTCTCCGTCGACCGGGACAGCGGTCCGGCCCCCCTCACGGTGGAGTTCTCCAGCGAGGGATCGGGGCTGCCGGGCGACCAACCGGTCACCTATGCCTGGGACTTCGACGGTGACGGCACCACGGACTCGACCGAGGCCAACCCTTCGCACACGTACACCGCCAAGGGGCTCCACACGGCCCGCCTCACCGTCACCGGACCCGACGAGCTGACGGCACTGGCGGTGCAGGACATCACCGTGGGCAATACCCGGCCCGAGGTGACCATCCAACAGCCGCCGGACGGAGGGATGTTCAGCTTCGGTGACACCATCCCCTTCACGGTCGAGGTGACCGACGAGGAGGACGGGAAGAGCGGTCCGATCGACTGCTCGCGGGTCGTGGTGCAGTCGCAGCTCGGCCATGACACCCATCTGCATCCGCTGGACAACTACACCGGCTGCACCGGGGAGATCGTCACGGACGCGGGCGACAGCCACGGTCCGGGACAGAACCTCTACTACGGGATCACCGCCCAGTACGAGGACAAGGGCGCCCCGGACGCCCCCGCGCTGACCGGCTCCACCTCCTTGACCCTGCGCACCTCCTACCGCGAGGCCGAGCACTTCACCGCGACCGGTGGCCGCAACGGCGGTGCGGAGATGGGCAGTCGGGCCGACGCCTCGGGTGGCAAGCGGCTCATCGAGATCGAGGACGGCGACTGGGTCACCTTCGATCCGGTGAACCTGAAGGGCGTCGACTCCGTGACGGTCGGCGCGTCGTCGGGCGGGCTCGGCGGCACGGTGGAGTTCCGGGCCGGCTCCCCCACCGGCGAGCTGCTCGGTTCGGTGACCGTTCCGAACACCGGCGGCTGGGAGCGGCTGATCTCGCCGACGACGGAGCTCAAGGACCCGGGCTCCACGACCACGCTGTACGCGGTCTTCACCAACCCGGAGTGGAGCGACGGCAAGGCCGACCTCCTCTCGGTCGACTGGCTGCGCTTCAACGGGCCGGGCGTGGAGAAGGCGGGCGGTACGGAGGTGACGGTGGAGGCCGAACCGGCTTCCGGGACGGCGCCGTTGACCGTCGCGCTGAGCAGCACGGTCGCACCGGCGGAGGGCCGGACGATCGCCTCGTACCACTGGGACTTCGGCGACAACGTGAAGCCGACCGGGCCCGAGGGGGCGACGGCGACCCACCGTTACGACCGCAAGGGTGCCTACACCGCGCACCTGACGGTCACCGACGACAAGGGCGACACGACCACCGGTGCCGTGCGCATCGACGTGAAGTGA
- a CDS encoding MmcQ/YjbR family DNA-binding protein, protein MTARSKTPLTAADVRSAALSLPDTTEKLAWGRPTFRVAGKVFASLGDDDTAMGVKCPKEDRAELIATEPEKFFLKEGHDDNYGWLRVRLSALDGAGELTAILTDAWRQVAPRRLLAAHPELEGAGEG, encoded by the coding sequence ATGACCGCCAGGAGCAAGACCCCGCTCACCGCGGCCGACGTCCGCTCGGCCGCGCTGTCCCTGCCCGACACCACGGAGAAGCTCGCCTGGGGACGGCCCACGTTCCGGGTGGCGGGCAAGGTCTTCGCCTCGCTGGGCGACGACGACACGGCGATGGGGGTGAAGTGCCCCAAGGAGGACCGGGCGGAGCTGATCGCCACCGAGCCGGAGAAGTTCTTCCTGAAGGAGGGCCACGACGACAACTACGGCTGGCTCCGGGTCCGGCTGTCCGCCCTGGACGGTGCGGGCGAGCTCACCGCCATCCTCACGGACGCCTGGCGCCAGGTCGCTCCGCGCCGCCTGCTGGCGGCGCATCCGGAGCTGGAGGGGGCGGGGGAGGGGTGA
- a CDS encoding transketolase family protein has product MDTMRDRFIATTTQLLAEEDRLAVVLADISADGFAPARRAHPDRVINVGIREQLLIGAGAGMALTGMRPIVHTFASFLVERPFEQVKLDFGHQGVGGILVSAVGSYDWPAGGFTHMAPGDVALLDTLDGWTVHVPGHPDEAEALLRGAVGGDDRVYVRLSLQANREARHVDGTGGFSVVREGQGGTVVAVGPMLDNVLAATEGLDVSVLYAGTVRPFDAVGLRRAVGAGPGADVVIVEPYLAGTSTSRAGEALMELPHRVLGLGVGRAELRRYGQMEEHLSAHGLDARGLRERITGFLRG; this is encoded by the coding sequence ATGGACACCATGCGTGACCGCTTCATCGCCACCACCACTCAGCTCCTGGCCGAGGAGGACCGGCTGGCCGTCGTGCTCGCCGACATCAGCGCCGACGGCTTCGCACCGGCCCGGCGGGCCCACCCGGACCGGGTGATCAACGTCGGCATTCGGGAGCAGCTGCTCATCGGGGCCGGAGCGGGGATGGCGCTCACCGGGATGCGGCCGATCGTGCACACCTTCGCCAGCTTCCTGGTGGAGCGGCCGTTCGAGCAGGTCAAGCTGGACTTCGGCCATCAGGGGGTGGGCGGGATCCTGGTCAGCGCCGTGGGCTCGTACGACTGGCCCGCCGGGGGCTTCACCCATATGGCGCCGGGCGACGTGGCGCTCCTGGACACGCTGGACGGCTGGACCGTCCATGTGCCGGGCCACCCCGACGAGGCCGAGGCACTGCTGCGGGGAGCGGTGGGCGGGGACGATCGTGTGTACGTACGCCTCTCCCTCCAGGCGAACCGGGAGGCGCGGCACGTGGACGGTACCGGGGGCTTCTCCGTCGTACGCGAGGGGCAGGGCGGGACCGTCGTCGCGGTCGGCCCGATGCTGGACAACGTCCTCGCCGCGACCGAGGGGCTGGATGTGAGCGTGCTGTACGCCGGCACCGTACGGCCGTTCGACGCGGTGGGCCTGCGCCGTGCCGTGGGCGCCGGTCCGGGCGCCGATGTGGTGATCGTGGAGCCCTATCTGGCGGGCACCTCGACGTCCCGGGCCGGCGAGGCGCTCATGGAGCTGCCGCACCGGGTCCTCGGCCTGGGGGTGGGGCGCGCCGAGCTGCGACGGTACGGGCAGATGGAGGAGCACCTGTCGGCGCACGGGCTGGATGCGCGGGGGCTGCGGGAGCGGATCACCGGGTTTCTGCGGGGGTGA
- a CDS encoding transketolase, whose protein sequence is MTNTTAAPVRGLRPSPDFHGLGRLISLMTGAEKHAPAAHSTTDALWVLYDRVLRVTPATADDPDRDRFLLSKGHGPMAYYAVLAAHGFFDEEVLRGFGTYGSPLGHHPDRLLVPGVEIGSGSLGHGLPLAVGTVLGLRAQGLTDPRVWVLVGDAELDEGSNHEAIAHAGPAGLDQLHTVVIDNASATHGWPGGIASRFEAAGWSAATVDGRDHEALYAAFTAPHPGRPRAVVARVEPKA, encoded by the coding sequence ATGACGAACACGACCGCCGCGCCGGTACGCGGCCTCCGCCCCTCCCCCGACTTCCACGGCCTCGGCCGCCTGATCTCCCTGATGACCGGCGCCGAGAAGCACGCACCCGCCGCGCACTCGACGACGGACGCGCTGTGGGTGCTCTACGACCGGGTGCTACGTGTGACGCCCGCCACCGCCGACGACCCCGATCGCGACCGCTTCCTCCTCTCCAAGGGGCACGGCCCCATGGCGTACTACGCCGTGCTGGCGGCCCACGGGTTCTTCGACGAGGAGGTGCTGCGCGGCTTCGGAACGTACGGTTCGCCGCTCGGCCACCACCCGGACCGGCTCCTCGTCCCGGGTGTGGAGATCGGCAGCGGCTCGCTGGGGCACGGCCTGCCGCTGGCCGTCGGGACCGTCCTCGGGCTCCGGGCCCAGGGGCTCACCGATCCCCGGGTCTGGGTGCTGGTCGGCGACGCCGAGCTGGACGAGGGCAGCAACCACGAGGCCATCGCCCACGCCGGGCCGGCCGGTCTTGACCAGCTGCACACGGTGGTGATCGACAACGCCTCCGCCACCCACGGCTGGCCCGGCGGCATCGCCTCCCGGTTCGAGGCCGCCGGGTGGTCGGCGGCGACGGTGGACGGCCGCGACCACGAAGCCCTGTACGCGGCGTTCACGGCGCCCCATCCCGGCCGGCCCCGCGCCGTGGTGGCCCGGGTCGAACCCAAGGCCTGA
- a CDS encoding tyrosine-type recombinase/integrase — protein sequence MTAEKAVVPVGVRLTTDIEYRPDRPNPYRARVRWFDPATKRRLSLSEGKADEDEAQEWLQSIIEAAEAGLSPSLATMKLAEYGNANMDLALRGLELKTLDPYLSGWRMRVVPALGHLAVRMITNGAVDRTVQNWIADELSRSTVKNTIAVLVRVMEQAVRDGIIKVNPARVTGWQKLYKQAEDELLDPRALALPEWETLVALADALVAASHDEYRGWGDVVIFAACTAARIGEISGCRIGDIDTTQWIWTVRRQTTPAPGGLTDKGTKGKRARKVPIVEEIRPLVAQRILSAGPNPDAGLFTGPRGGRISTAVLRDATHWDDVVTKLGYEQLRRHDLRHTALTWFADAGVPVHVLRRIAGHGSLTTTQRYLHPDVRKITAAGAALSAHFSALRAPRSLPGPVVMTR from the coding sequence ATGACGGCCGAGAAAGCCGTTGTGCCGGTCGGTGTCCGACTCACGACCGACATCGAGTACCGGCCTGATCGCCCCAACCCGTACCGTGCGCGGGTCCGCTGGTTCGACCCGGCTACGAAGCGGCGCCTGTCCCTGTCGGAGGGGAAGGCGGACGAGGACGAAGCGCAGGAGTGGCTCCAGTCCATCATCGAAGCGGCTGAGGCAGGGCTGTCCCCGTCGCTCGCCACCATGAAGCTCGCCGAGTACGGCAACGCGAACATGGACCTCGCGTTGCGCGGCCTGGAGTTGAAAACGCTCGATCCCTACCTGTCAGGCTGGCGGATGCGCGTCGTGCCCGCCCTGGGCCACCTCGCGGTCCGGATGATCACCAACGGTGCTGTCGACCGAACCGTGCAGAACTGGATCGCCGACGAGCTCAGCCGCTCAACGGTCAAGAACACCATCGCCGTCCTGGTCCGCGTCATGGAGCAGGCAGTCCGCGACGGCATCATCAAGGTGAACCCCGCCCGGGTGACCGGCTGGCAGAAGCTCTACAAGCAGGCCGAGGACGAACTCCTCGACCCACGCGCGCTCGCCCTGCCCGAGTGGGAAACACTCGTCGCACTGGCCGACGCACTCGTGGCCGCCTCCCACGACGAGTACCGCGGCTGGGGAGACGTGGTCATCTTCGCCGCGTGCACCGCCGCACGGATCGGCGAGATCTCCGGCTGCCGCATCGGAGACATCGACACCACCCAGTGGATCTGGACCGTTCGCCGTCAGACCACACCCGCCCCCGGCGGGCTGACCGACAAAGGCACCAAGGGCAAGCGGGCCCGCAAGGTTCCCATCGTCGAGGAGATCCGCCCCCTCGTCGCGCAACGCATCCTGTCCGCCGGCCCCAATCCGGACGCCGGCCTGTTCACCGGCCCACGAGGCGGACGCATCTCCACAGCCGTCCTGCGCGACGCCACACACTGGGACGACGTGGTCACCAAGCTCGGCTACGAGCAGCTGCGCCGCCACGACCTACGGCACACCGCGCTGACCTGGTTCGCCGACGCCGGGGTCCCGGTACACGTGCTCCGCAGGATCGCCGGCCACGGTTCGCTGACCACCACCCAGCGCTACCTCCACCCGGACGTCCGCAAGATCACGGCGGCCGGGGCTGCGCTCTCGGCTCACTTCAGCGCGCTGCGCGCACCACGCTCGCTGCCGGGCCCCGTCGTCATGACCCGTTGA
- a CDS encoding IS5 family transposase (programmed frameshift), giving the protein MWDRIEPLMPADPIRGRRWADHRRTLEAIAWKYRTCSPWRALRDELGSFQTAHKRLLRWAVDGTWERILAALLKVADAGDDIGWTVSVDSTVCRAHQHAAGARRKGFPDRAELDDHALGRSRGGLSTKVHLVSDSDARPLVLRVTAGQAGDAPDFEAIMAGIRGPRSGPGRPKTRPDAVLADRAYSSRAIRSHLRRRGIRAVVTQPSDQVGHRLRRGRPGGRPPAFDAETYGQRNAVERCINRFKQWRGLAMRTDKLATAYQAAFHLAAILIWAEDDLTQQAGRP; this is encoded by the exons ATGTGGGACCGGATCGAGCCGTTGATGCCGGCCGATCCGATCCGCGGGCGGCGGTGGGCCGACCACCGTCGCACCCTTGAGGCCATCGCGTGGAAGTACCGCACCTGCTCGCCCTGGCGGGCCCTGCGGGACGAACTCGGCTCGTTCCAGACCGCTCATAAGCGACTGCTCAGGTGGGCCGTGGACGGCACTTGGGAACGGATTCTCGCGGCACTTTTGAAAGTAGCCGATGCCGGTGACGACATCGGCTGGACCGTGTCGGTGGACTCTACGGTTTGCCGGGCCCACCAGCACGCCGCCGGAGCCAGGAGAAAGGGGTTCC CGGATCGGGCTGAGCTAGACGACCACGCGCTCGGTCGTTCCCGCGGCGGCCTGAGTACGAAGGTCCACCTCGTCAGCGACAGCGATGCACGACCCCTCGTCCTTCGCGTCACCGCTGGCCAGGCAGGCGACGCCCCGGACTTCGAGGCCATCATGGCGGGCATCCGTGGTCCGCGAAGCGGACCCGGAAGACCGAAGACCCGACCAGATGCTGTCCTGGCGGACCGCGCGTACTCGTCTCGCGCGATCCGGAGTCATCTCCGCCGGCGCGGGATCCGCGCTGTCGTTACCCAGCCGTCCGACCAGGTAGGCCACCGCCTGCGACGGGGCCGCCCCGGTGGCCGCCCGCCCGCTTTCGACGCCGAAACATACGGGCAGCGCAACGCGGTCGAGCGGTGCATCAACCGGTTCAAGCAGTGGCGCGGGCTCGCCATGCGAACCGACAAGCTCGCCACCGCCTATCAGGCCGCATTCCACCTCGCCGCCATCCTCATCTGGGCAGAAGATGACCTGACTCAGCAGGCGGGCCGGCCGTGA
- a CDS encoding DUF6221 family protein, whose translation MDDLVRSLRDRNMADNHTYAEVAHRFGGDALLDSHLPMLDLGDMLAREYEAMDPADARQAGLAYALNMLAQSYAEHPDYRQEWRPQAPSRRHAPGDLAHPRSRHERHEVVYWVALTCTDAAVSTPELRGHVFQFFRVLAALRARFSPRAPQDCLHSPDSPQEGL comes from the coding sequence ATGGACGACCTCGTCAGGTCTCTTCGGGACCGCAACATGGCGGACAATCACACCTATGCCGAGGTGGCTCACCGCTTCGGCGGCGACGCCCTCCTCGACAGCCACCTGCCGATGCTCGACCTGGGCGACATGTTGGCCAGGGAGTACGAAGCCATGGATCCGGCGGATGCACGCCAGGCAGGTCTCGCGTACGCGCTCAACATGCTGGCGCAGTCGTACGCCGAGCACCCCGACTACCGCCAGGAGTGGCGTCCTCAGGCCCCATCAAGGAGACACGCTCCGGGCGACCTCGCCCACCCACGATCTCGGCACGAACGTCATGAAGTTGTCTACTGGGTGGCACTGACCTGCACCGATGCGGCTGTATCCACTCCTGAACTGCGCGGACACGTCTTTCAGTTCTTTCGGGTTCTTGCCGCGTTACGTGCTCGATTCTCCCCACGCGCTCCCCAGGACTGTCTACACTCCCCAGATTCTCCCCAGGAGGGGCTCTGA
- a CDS encoding IS5 family transposase (programmed frameshift) — protein MGIVERLVPDELWQLFQHVVPEAPSRPQGGGRRRYGDCEVLAAIVFVETSGCTWQQLSAASLGPSGATAHRRFTEWTKARVWAKLHRVVLDELGPRADLDWSRCAIDSVNMRALKGDLTGPNPVDRGKYGSKIHLITERTGLPLSVGVSGANVHDSQALIPLVKGIPPIRSRRGPRRRKPGKLRADKGYDYRHLRQWLGQRAIRHCIARKGVEPSQRLARHRWTVDRTMARLTGCRRLHRRYERKADHFLASTSIARTLIRYRRLTK, from the exons GTGGGGATCGTCGAGCGGTTGGTGCCAGATGAGTTGTGGCAGTTGTTCCAGCACGTGGTTCCGGAAGCGCCATCGCGACCGCAGGGTGGTGGCCGGCGTCGTTACGGTGACTGCGAGGTGCTGGCAGCGATCGTGTTCGTAGAGACATCAGGCTGTACATGGCAGCAACTGTCCGCTGCGTCGCTCGGGCCATCCGGCGCGACAGCCCACCGCAGGTTCACTGAGTGGACGAAGGCCAGAGTCTGGGCCAAGCTCCACCGCGTGGTCCTCGACGAACTCGGTCCCCGCGCCGACCTGGACTGGTCGCGGTGCGCGATCGACTCGGTGAACATGCGAGCTCTG AAGGGGGACCTGACAGGCCCGAATCCTGTCGACCGGGGCAAGTATGGGTCGAAGATCCATCTGATCACCGAGCGCACCGGTCTGCCCCTGTCCGTCGGCGTCTCCGGGGCCAACGTCCACGACAGCCAGGCCCTGATCCCGCTCGTGAAGGGCATACCTCCGATCCGGTCTCGCCGAGGACCTCGCCGACGCAAACCCGGCAAACTCCGCGCCGACAAGGGCTACGACTACCGCCATCTGCGGCAATGGCTGGGACAGCGAGCTATCCGGCACTGCATCGCCCGCAAGGGCGTCGAGCCCTCGCAACGGCTGGCCCGCCACCGCTGGACCGTGGACCGCACCATGGCCAGGCTCACCGGCTGCCGCCGCCTCCACCGACGCTACGAACGCAAAGCCGACCACTTCCTCGCCTCCACCAGCATCGCCCGCACCCTCATCCGCTACCGCAGACTCACCAAATGA
- a CDS encoding D-glucuronyl C5-epimerase family protein, whose protein sequence is MSESRDGIDRRTLMGLAGGLAIAAGGTFAGPAATALAAPVPGHGRATVSDPLRGVPRALALSVPRSVTGDAPLPTLPDQTGGGRISRPSRSIPYAQDAISARRAAEGVPTSLPFTFNQTGYQVVADLPEAMRPWRDRPKRWEDITPNTNTVFLDTEGVVQVRDGAGLPGYDQPVTQIQFALGCIASYRTESSATRKALFLTRARAQAKRLIDRRVEARGAWYFPYPFDYKHETHSGVDYKAPWYSGMAQGEAISMFIQLSQLDAITQEERALYRQGADAAFASLLRGDDGSPWVVHKDSAGYLWIQEYPGAQPGTGDFTYNGMIFAMFGLWDYYVATGSEVALALYDGSATTIARYFPLLRNIRWHSYYCQTHRIPTPSYHQHHINLFRQMHWQTGSPDFAHHTDVLTDDFPSPFLRDGSNIAFAAATHTLYRLDTKADGGWDKAKQDAQLEMKKVTFTRATQAPTDMRRRIQDRGIYYRISAGAHTGWWVGEIWPASFLRGQYLTTTYFPQRTLTFPGGNREVDVYRFTEDGTDASIRTVSFATPSNAPTDRRAIVNGRPMFQITAGVLTGYWVAATSITINGTTT, encoded by the coding sequence ATGTCCGAATCCCGCGACGGCATCGACCGCCGTACTCTCATGGGTCTGGCCGGTGGTCTGGCCATCGCCGCCGGAGGAACCTTCGCCGGCCCTGCCGCCACCGCACTGGCAGCACCCGTCCCCGGGCATGGACGGGCAACCGTATCGGACCCCCTGCGGGGGGTGCCCCGAGCTCTGGCGCTGAGCGTGCCCCGCAGCGTCACCGGTGACGCCCCTCTGCCCACGCTTCCCGACCAAACCGGCGGTGGCCGTATCTCGCGGCCCAGCCGCAGCATCCCCTACGCTCAAGACGCCATCTCCGCACGACGCGCGGCCGAAGGCGTTCCCACCTCACTACCGTTCACGTTCAACCAGACGGGCTACCAGGTCGTGGCCGACCTCCCGGAAGCCATGCGGCCGTGGCGGGACCGGCCCAAGCGATGGGAGGACATCACTCCCAACACGAACACGGTGTTCCTTGACACCGAGGGTGTCGTCCAGGTGCGCGACGGCGCCGGCCTACCGGGCTACGACCAGCCCGTGACACAGATCCAGTTCGCGCTCGGCTGCATCGCCAGCTACCGCACCGAGAGCAGTGCCACCCGCAAGGCACTTTTCCTCACCCGGGCCAGGGCGCAGGCGAAGCGGCTGATCGACCGGCGGGTCGAAGCCCGTGGGGCGTGGTACTTCCCCTACCCGTTCGACTACAAGCATGAGACGCACTCCGGTGTCGACTACAAGGCGCCTTGGTACTCCGGCATGGCCCAGGGCGAAGCCATCAGCATGTTCATTCAGCTCTCCCAACTGGACGCCATCACCCAGGAAGAGCGAGCCCTGTACCGGCAGGGAGCAGACGCCGCATTCGCCTCGCTGCTGCGCGGGGACGACGGTTCCCCCTGGGTGGTCCACAAGGACTCGGCAGGCTATCTGTGGATCCAGGAGTACCCTGGCGCGCAACCCGGCACAGGCGACTTTACCTACAACGGCATGATCTTCGCCATGTTCGGCCTGTGGGACTACTACGTGGCCACCGGCAGCGAAGTCGCGCTGGCGCTGTACGACGGCTCCGCGACCACCATAGCGCGCTACTTCCCGCTCCTGCGGAACATCCGCTGGCATTCCTACTACTGTCAGACACACCGGATTCCGACTCCGAGCTACCACCAGCACCACATCAATCTCTTCCGCCAAATGCACTGGCAGACCGGCAGTCCTGACTTCGCCCACCACACCGACGTCCTCACAGACGACTTCCCCTCCCCCTTCCTGCGCGACGGATCCAACATCGCCTTCGCAGCCGCCACCCACACCCTGTACCGGCTGGACACCAAGGCCGACGGAGGGTGGGATAAGGCCAAACAGGACGCACAGCTGGAGATGAAGAAAGTCACCTTCACCCGGGCAACACAGGCTCCCACGGACATGCGCCGCCGGATCCAGGACCGGGGCATCTACTACCGCATCAGCGCCGGAGCCCACACCGGCTGGTGGGTCGGAGAAATCTGGCCAGCCTCCTTCCTCCGAGGCCAGTACCTCACCACCACCTACTTCCCCCAGCGCACGCTCACCTTCCCCGGCGGAAACAGGGAAGTCGACGTCTACCGCTTCACCGAAGACGGCACCGACGCGTCCATCCGCACCGTCTCCTTCGCTACTCCGTCCAACGCACCCACCGACCGCCGCGCCATCGTCAACGGACGGCCCATGTTCCAGATCACCGCCGGTGTCCTTACGGGCTACTGGGTGGCCGCCACCAGCATCACCATCAACGGAACCACCACCTGA